One window of Thermacetogenium phaeum DSM 12270 genomic DNA carries:
- the purF gene encoding amidophosphoribosyltransferase, with protein sequence MAGEHCFLLLNEDKPREACGVFGIYAPGLDVARLTYYGLYALQHRGQESAGIAVGDGKCITCRKGMGLVSEFFTEEILSRLSGSVAIGHVRYSTAGESTVENAQPLTFHYQQGMISLAHNGNLTNCAELRRELAQSGAVFQTTADSELIVSLIARAGTGDLLEGIMEAMERIRGAYSLVLMTEKRLYGIRDPHGMRPLCLGRLDGGYLLASESCALDTIGAEFIRDVLPGEIVMIDENGITSLKPHQPQKRALCVFEFVYFARPDSVIDGLNVQTARLALGRELARECPLDGDLVIPVPDSGTTAALSYASERGLPFGEGLMKNRYVGRTFIRPSQEMRDLGVRLKLNPVRESLAGKRIIMIDDSIVRGTTSGKIIQMIREAGAKEVHMLVSSPAVTHGCYYGIDTSEKGELIAASHCLEEIREFIGADSLHYLSRKGLLAAMAPIPPDELCDACFSGNYPVDVPCSQA encoded by the coding sequence ATGGCGGGGGAGCATTGCTTCTTACTTTTGAATGAAGACAAGCCGCGCGAGGCCTGTGGCGTTTTCGGCATTTACGCCCCCGGCCTTGATGTGGCGCGCCTCACCTATTACGGTTTATACGCCCTCCAGCACCGCGGGCAGGAGAGCGCCGGCATCGCAGTGGGTGATGGGAAGTGCATCACCTGCCGCAAGGGGATGGGGCTCGTCAGCGAGTTCTTTACGGAGGAGATCCTGTCACGCCTTAGCGGCAGCGTTGCCATAGGGCATGTCCGCTATAGCACCGCCGGGGAGAGCACCGTCGAAAACGCCCAACCGCTTACCTTTCACTATCAGCAGGGGATGATTTCCCTGGCGCACAACGGCAACCTGACCAACTGCGCTGAACTTCGGAGGGAGCTGGCGCAGTCCGGTGCGGTCTTCCAGACCACGGCCGACAGCGAACTGATCGTCAGCCTCATTGCCCGAGCCGGAACCGGGGATCTGCTAGAGGGAATAATGGAGGCTATGGAGAGGATACGCGGAGCCTATTCTCTCGTCTTGATGACGGAGAAGAGGCTCTACGGCATCCGCGATCCGCACGGGATGCGGCCGCTTTGTTTGGGACGCCTGGATGGCGGCTATCTGCTGGCATCCGAGTCCTGTGCCCTGGACACCATCGGTGCGGAGTTCATCAGGGATGTGCTTCCCGGGGAGATTGTGATGATCGATGAAAACGGGATCACCTCTCTTAAGCCCCATCAACCGCAGAAGCGCGCCCTGTGCGTTTTTGAATTCGTTTACTTTGCCAGGCCGGACAGCGTGATCGACGGGCTCAACGTGCAGACGGCGCGCCTGGCCCTGGGAAGAGAGCTGGCGCGGGAATGCCCGCTGGATGGGGACCTGGTGATTCCGGTGCCCGACTCCGGCACCACCGCCGCCCTCTCCTACGCCTCGGAGCGCGGCCTGCCCTTCGGGGAAGGGCTGATGAAGAACCGCTATGTTGGGCGCACTTTTATCCGCCCTTCGCAGGAGATGCGTGACTTGGGAGTCAGGTTAAAGCTCAATCCGGTGCGGGAGTCCCTGGCGGGGAAGAGGATTATTATGATCGATGACAGCATCGTCCGGGGTACCACCTCCGGCAAGATCATCCAGATGATCAGGGAGGCAGGGGCGAAAGAGGTGCATATGCTGGTGAGTTCCCCAGCCGTTACCCATGGTTGTTACTATGGAATAGACACCTCGGAGAAAGGGGAACTGATCGCGGCCAGCCACTGTTTGGAGGAGATCCGGGAATTCATCGGGGCGGACAGCCTGCACTACTTGAGCCGGAAGGGGCTCCTGGCGGCGATGGCCCCCATCCCCCCGGACGAGCTCTGCGATGCCTGTTTCAGCGGGAATTATCCGGTTGACGTTCCCTGTTCGCAGGCGTAG
- the purN gene encoding phosphoribosylglycinamide formyltransferase, with product MDRLRLAVLVSGRGTNLKAIIDAVEVGALQAQVVGVFSDRPDPYAFEHARERNIPTVFVDPKKYPSREEYDTALARQVMELKPGCIALAGFMRVLTPVFLNAFPGRVLNIHPSLLPSFPGLEAQRQALEYGVRYSGCTVHFVDPGVDTGPIIIQSVVPVYQDDTPETLADRILAKEHLTYPAALQLFAEGRLRLEGRRVIIDWENRAPQQPRDCVLEWLKNKDIIKEVTPNERSNSQHN from the coding sequence ATGGATAGGCTTCGCCTGGCGGTCCTGGTTTCGGGACGGGGGACGAACCTCAAGGCGATCATTGATGCCGTCGAAGTGGGAGCCCTCCAGGCCCAGGTCGTGGGGGTCTTCAGCGACAGACCGGATCCTTATGCCTTTGAGCATGCCAGGGAGCGCAACATTCCAACGGTATTCGTCGACCCGAAAAAATACCCCTCCAGGGAGGAGTACGATACTGCTCTGGCCCGGCAGGTGATGGAGTTGAAACCGGGTTGCATCGCCCTGGCGGGTTTCATGAGAGTATTGACTCCCGTTTTCCTGAATGCCTTCCCGGGGCGAGTTCTCAATATTCATCCCTCGCTTCTGCCCTCTTTCCCCGGCCTGGAAGCACAGCGGCAGGCACTGGAGTACGGAGTGCGCTATAGTGGATGTACCGTGCATTTTGTGGATCCCGGTGTCGATACCGGCCCCATCATCATTCAGTCGGTGGTCCCCGTCTATCAGGACGACACTCCGGAAACCCTGGCCGATCGCATTCTCGCCAAGGAGCACCTGACGTACCCGGCTGCCCTGCAGCTTTTTGCGGAGGGGAGATTGAGGCTTGAGGGCCGGAGGGTGATCATCGATTGGGAGAATAGAGCGCCGCAACAGCCGCGCGACTGCGTGCTGGAATGGCTGAAGAACAAGGATATTATCAAGGAGGTTACACCGAATGAGCGATCAAACTCCCAGCACAATTGA
- the purM gene encoding phosphoribosylformylglycinamidine cyclo-ligase, translated as MADHSLYKKAGVDIDAGNRAVKLIEKHVASTVRPEVLGGIGGFSGLFALDIGRYREPVLVSGSDGVGTKLKIAQMLGKHDTVGIDLVAMCVNDILVCGAEPLFFLDYVACGRLLPELVEEIVKGVAAGCREAGCALIGGETAEMPDFYPPGEYDLAGFAVGAVERGEILDGSGIRAGDVLIGLPSSGVHSNGFSLVRHILRGCGLSLSDPFPATGRTLGEELLTPTRIYVKTILELRKKPVAPAIKGAAHITGGGLTENTTRVLPEGLGVVIRRGAWPVPPVFRFLQEKGQVTTEEMYRVFNMGIGFVVIVEKDRAGDVLLALQELGEEPFVIGSVREGSGVDYIDDLRR; from the coding sequence GTGGCTGATCACTCCTTATACAAAAAAGCGGGTGTGGATATCGATGCCGGAAACCGTGCCGTCAAACTCATCGAGAAGCACGTGGCCTCCACCGTCCGGCCGGAGGTGCTGGGCGGTATCGGGGGCTTTTCCGGCCTTTTTGCTCTCGATATCGGCCGTTACCGGGAGCCGGTTTTGGTTTCCGGCAGCGACGGCGTCGGCACCAAGCTGAAGATTGCCCAGATGTTGGGGAAGCACGATACCGTCGGGATTGATCTGGTGGCCATGTGCGTCAACGACATCCTGGTTTGTGGTGCCGAGCCGCTGTTCTTTCTGGATTATGTTGCCTGCGGCAGGCTGCTCCCGGAACTGGTTGAGGAGATCGTCAAGGGGGTCGCCGCAGGCTGCCGGGAGGCGGGGTGCGCTCTCATCGGAGGGGAGACTGCAGAGATGCCCGACTTCTACCCGCCCGGGGAGTACGACCTGGCCGGTTTTGCGGTAGGGGCGGTCGAGCGGGGGGAGATCCTCGATGGGAGTGGGATCAGGGCAGGGGATGTTTTGATCGGCCTTCCCTCTTCAGGGGTGCACAGCAACGGTTTTTCCCTGGTGCGCCATATACTACGAGGTTGTGGGTTAAGCCTGTCTGATCCCTTTCCGGCAACCGGCCGCACCCTTGGGGAGGAGCTGTTGACTCCTACCAGAATCTATGTGAAAACGATTTTGGAGTTGAGAAAAAAGCCGGTTGCTCCGGCGATCAAAGGCGCTGCACACATCACCGGAGGCGGCCTCACGGAAAATACCACCCGTGTTTTGCCCGAGGGACTGGGTGTGGTGATCCGGCGCGGTGCCTGGCCGGTACCACCCGTCTTCCGCTTCCTGCAGGAGAAGGGGCAGGTGACGACGGAGGAGATGTACCGGGTCTTTAACATGGGGATCGGTTTCGTCGTCATCGTGGAGAAGGATAGGGCCGGAGATGTTTTGCTGGCGCTGCAGGAGCTGGGAGAGGAGCCCTTTGTCATCGGATCCGTCCGTGAGGGGTCCGGTGTTGATTATATTGATGACTTAAGAAGGTGA